One window from the genome of Rhodopirellula halodulae encodes:
- a CDS encoding glycoside hydrolase family 43 protein, which yields MKSHGISTLITPRIVAATFLTLLAWMSIGRTEDSTALDPTSHFTNPIAKAADPWVVLDEANSRYLWCRSANDRGIILSESPDLTSMGTEHLIWTAPDQGPYSKEVWAPELHLINERWHVYFAASDGDNANHLAYVLVSQTKDPFGSYDLHGPFATGDGEDGRSPNVWAIDMTVLEHNEKLYALWSGWDKPGSDNQYLYIAPMKSPTEMSGPRVRVCDNDDYLWERVEPDPSQRGLNEGPEVFQANDRTFVFYSCAASWLPTYKLGRLELIGDDPLDPASWKKHPQPAFQSTEEVFGVGHSCFAPTIDQQEWWHVFHSKVDRTPGWKRVIHLQPMSVDDDGTPNLGSPIPRDQAIRRPSK from the coding sequence ATGAAATCCCACGGCATTTCCACCTTGATTACGCCACGCATCGTCGCGGCGACCTTCCTGACCCTGTTGGCCTGGATGTCGATTGGCCGAACCGAGGATTCCACCGCATTGGATCCCACATCCCATTTCACCAATCCAATCGCGAAAGCGGCGGATCCTTGGGTGGTCCTGGACGAAGCGAACTCTCGCTATCTTTGGTGCCGATCGGCCAATGACCGAGGAATCATCCTGAGCGAGAGCCCCGACCTGACTTCCATGGGAACGGAGCATCTGATCTGGACGGCTCCTGACCAAGGTCCTTACTCCAAAGAGGTCTGGGCACCGGAACTTCACCTGATCAACGAACGCTGGCACGTCTACTTCGCCGCATCCGACGGCGACAATGCGAATCACTTGGCATACGTCCTCGTCTCCCAAACCAAGGATCCATTTGGCTCCTACGATTTACACGGCCCATTCGCCACGGGCGATGGCGAAGACGGCCGATCACCGAACGTGTGGGCGATCGACATGACCGTGCTCGAACACAATGAAAAGCTGTACGCACTCTGGTCGGGATGGGACAAACCGGGCAGCGACAATCAGTACCTCTACATTGCCCCCATGAAGTCGCCGACGGAAATGTCCGGTCCTCGCGTGCGAGTTTGTGACAACGACGATTACCTTTGGGAGCGAGTCGAACCGGATCCGTCACAACGTGGCCTCAACGAAGGTCCTGAAGTCTTTCAAGCCAACGACCGAACCTTTGTTTTCTATTCCTGCGCGGCTTCATGGCTGCCCACCTACAAACTGGGGCGCCTGGAGCTGATTGGGGATGATCCACTCGACCCGGCGTCCTGGAAAAAGCATCCCCAACCGGCATTCCAAAGCACGGAAGAAGTCTTCGGGGTAGGGCACTCTTGCTTCGCACCAACAATCGATCAGCAGGAGTGGTGGCATGTCTTTCACTCCAAGGTTGATCGAACGCCTGGATGGAAACGGGTGATCCACTTGCAGCCGATGTCGGTGGATGATGACGGCACTCCGAACCTGGGAAGCCCCATCCCACGGGACCAGGCCATTCGCCGCCCCAGCAAGTAG
- the pilM gene encoding pilus assembly protein PilM, producing MSVSSSTSASLACGACNHLNAAEAQFCGGCGHSLYEKCVQCGDPVSLSQKFCVGCGQDLSVWLKQRLTEQETKLTDAVTAAKEHEYERALAILNRLAQNNDYRFQSLRDQAAAAKEKVEVLQEKVHSKANQRIAAAKEAHAQNNLSAAVKLLAQVPENLLDDESKRIRQSSQVHLDQLRALQSELQQCLEEKNYSQVAGLLQQLLELEPENAKYQQLSQQVGDKLLRRANKLCSRQEYEAARNLLTSLPTICHNDQYDQLYRRSDMACWLSKQFDVEPFASNALGRLAMRYAKEFPSDGKAAECVKQLSQAVKSKRTTARDGLANWRGKNQSWLGGRVGVFANPQSLKLDELSERPSSFAPYAAAIGLALHALGRTRITGNLLPKKGVMSKLGFSKAKPAWGIDIGSSAIHAVKIRLEKGVDEPIVEAVHQLEFKQPTCRGGSKTATELIPEAVTRLLEEINVDDTLVFANLPACDGVARFCELPPVKDKDADKLIETEVKTRIPIASDDLALLTWCAPLQKESVIGRPVVMSAATNLAVSRRTDLLGLAGLKLDGMVPESIALANFAAFEFSETLDLPEEKPAKKKKKKGDEEEETVATNANQSITSLGKQPTLALVDIGASKTTLLLISPVSVWFWSYESGGEDATAIAARRCKITAEEAEQSKRNLAAIAKPHEVDEEIREKHEVIRARLRKLFEEADKTFRHLDIQEVWCVGSAHQQHGFIRRVLMK from the coding sequence ATGTCCGTTTCGTCTTCAACCTCCGCCTCGCTAGCCTGCGGTGCGTGCAACCATCTCAATGCGGCGGAAGCCCAATTCTGTGGCGGGTGTGGTCACTCGCTGTACGAGAAATGTGTGCAATGCGGAGACCCCGTCAGCCTTTCGCAAAAATTCTGCGTGGGATGCGGGCAAGACCTCTCGGTCTGGTTGAAACAGCGACTGACCGAACAAGAAACGAAGCTCACCGACGCCGTCACCGCCGCCAAAGAGCACGAGTACGAACGAGCATTGGCGATCCTGAATCGCTTGGCACAAAACAACGACTACCGTTTTCAATCTCTTCGTGATCAAGCCGCAGCAGCGAAAGAGAAAGTGGAAGTTCTGCAGGAGAAAGTCCACAGCAAAGCCAACCAGCGAATCGCTGCGGCCAAAGAAGCTCACGCGCAGAACAATCTTTCCGCCGCGGTGAAGCTCTTGGCACAAGTCCCCGAAAACCTGCTGGACGATGAGTCCAAGCGAATCCGGCAAAGCAGCCAAGTTCACCTCGATCAGTTGCGGGCACTCCAAAGCGAACTGCAACAATGCTTGGAAGAAAAGAACTACTCCCAAGTCGCTGGCTTGCTTCAGCAGTTGCTCGAACTGGAGCCGGAGAATGCCAAGTACCAACAACTTTCGCAGCAAGTCGGCGACAAACTGCTCCGCCGAGCAAACAAGCTTTGTTCTCGACAGGAATACGAAGCCGCTCGAAACTTGCTGACTTCGCTGCCCACCATTTGCCACAACGATCAGTACGACCAACTGTACCGCCGCAGTGACATGGCATGCTGGCTGTCAAAACAGTTCGATGTCGAACCGTTCGCCAGCAACGCACTGGGCCGGCTTGCGATGCGATACGCGAAAGAATTTCCATCTGATGGGAAAGCCGCCGAGTGCGTGAAGCAACTTTCCCAAGCGGTCAAATCCAAACGCACCACCGCCCGCGATGGCCTCGCCAATTGGCGGGGCAAGAACCAAAGCTGGCTGGGCGGACGCGTCGGCGTGTTTGCCAACCCACAATCTCTCAAGCTAGACGAATTGAGCGAACGTCCGTCCAGCTTCGCACCTTATGCGGCCGCCATCGGTTTGGCGTTGCACGCCTTGGGACGAACACGCATCACGGGAAATCTGCTTCCCAAGAAAGGAGTGATGTCCAAACTGGGCTTTTCGAAAGCAAAACCAGCCTGGGGAATCGACATTGGTTCTTCCGCCATTCATGCGGTCAAAATCCGACTCGAAAAAGGCGTCGACGAACCAATCGTCGAAGCCGTCCACCAACTTGAGTTCAAACAGCCCACTTGCCGCGGTGGATCCAAGACGGCGACTGAATTGATCCCGGAAGCGGTCACCCGGTTGTTGGAGGAAATCAACGTCGACGACACGCTCGTGTTCGCCAACCTGCCGGCCTGCGACGGTGTCGCGCGTTTCTGCGAACTTCCGCCCGTCAAGGACAAGGATGCGGACAAGCTGATCGAAACAGAAGTGAAGACTCGAATCCCGATCGCGAGCGATGACTTGGCTTTGCTGACTTGGTGCGCGCCTCTTCAAAAGGAAAGTGTGATCGGACGCCCCGTTGTGATGTCTGCCGCAACGAATCTCGCCGTCAGTCGCCGAACAGATCTCCTTGGATTGGCGGGGCTGAAGTTAGACGGGATGGTTCCCGAATCAATTGCTCTGGCCAACTTCGCTGCGTTTGAGTTTTCAGAAACGCTCGACCTGCCGGAAGAGAAGCCTGCAAAGAAGAAGAAAAAAAAGGGTGACGAAGAGGAAGAGACCGTCGCGACGAACGCCAACCAATCAATCACTTCACTTGGTAAACAACCGACATTGGCCTTGGTCGATATCGGGGCCTCGAAAACGACGCTGCTCCTGATCTCGCCCGTTTCCGTTTGGTTCTGGTCGTATGAGAGCGGAGGCGAAGATGCCACCGCGATTGCCGCTCGTCGTTGCAAAATCACCGCAGAGGAAGCGGAGCAATCCAAACGGAACCTGGCCGCGATTGCGAAACCGCACGAGGTCGACGAAGAGATTCGCGAAAAGCATGAAGTCATTCGGGCACGTCTTCGCAAACTGTTTGAGGAAGCCGACAAGACGTTCCGACACCTGGATATCCAGGAAGTCTGGTGCGTCGGATCTGCCCACCAGCAACATGGATTTATCCGCCGCGTGCTGATGAAGTAG
- a CDS encoding ATP-dependent DNA helicase yields the protein MSEPLSIDSILGPGGSISRRLPRYEPREQQLQMAREVASALTDREHLVVEAGTGTGKSFAYLAAAILHATNDQQESGKPKKSSEPVDDRIRPAVEQNDDADRPRRVLVSTHTISLQEQLIGKDIPLLNSVIPREFSAVLVKGRSNYLSLRRMGRAVEKSVSLMANDFQMQQLRDIRKWSKDTADGSLSTLPLKPDNQVWDEVRSDTGNCLRNKCDHFKDCFYFKARRRAQHAQLLIVNHAMLFTDIAMRRQGVSLLPDYDAIILDECHTIESVAGDHLGIRLTSGQFDYLFDRLYNDRQQKGLLVAHKLEALQKQVDRCRFAASEMFASILDWMQQSRSRNGRVHHPELVPNPLSEPMEILARRLRAHADGQENDSDRQDFQSAHDRLLALAGGLREWLDQSLKQESVYWVESSGSKRGLDRVSLSASPIDIGQTLREEVFQNEDIGSVIMTSATLATGEEDKFKFFRSRIGLTTGRSLQVGSPFDYEKQAKLIIVRGLPDPSAKRDEFESALPEQIKRFAGHTDGHAFVLFTSYSLLRKCADALTSWCIERDLRLYSQAGEQNRTQLLESFRKDPRGILLGTDSFWQGVDVPGDALTNVIITKLPFSVPDHPLLEARLETIRARGGHPFPDYQLPEAVIKFRQGFGRLIRTRDDSGMVVVLDPRIRSKPYGRLFLSSLPDLPCHDVGPVPRAKMKKT from the coding sequence GTGAGCGAACCACTTTCGATCGATTCCATCCTCGGACCGGGCGGCAGCATCAGCCGTCGCTTGCCAAGGTACGAACCTCGCGAGCAACAATTGCAGATGGCCCGCGAGGTCGCGTCGGCCCTCACCGATCGCGAGCACCTCGTCGTGGAAGCCGGAACGGGTACGGGCAAGAGCTTTGCCTACTTGGCCGCGGCCATTCTGCACGCCACCAACGACCAACAAGAATCCGGCAAACCCAAGAAGTCATCTGAACCGGTGGACGATCGCATCCGCCCCGCCGTCGAACAAAACGACGACGCGGACCGACCTCGCCGAGTACTGGTGTCCACGCACACGATCAGCTTGCAAGAACAACTGATCGGCAAAGACATCCCGCTTCTCAACAGCGTGATCCCTCGCGAATTCTCGGCGGTCTTGGTCAAAGGTCGAAGCAACTATCTTTCACTGCGTCGGATGGGACGTGCGGTTGAAAAGTCGGTCTCTCTGATGGCCAACGACTTTCAAATGCAACAACTGCGGGACATCCGAAAATGGTCCAAAGACACGGCCGACGGATCTCTGTCCACGCTGCCGTTGAAACCCGACAACCAAGTTTGGGATGAAGTCCGCAGTGACACGGGCAATTGCCTTCGCAACAAGTGCGATCACTTCAAGGACTGCTTCTATTTCAAAGCACGCCGACGTGCCCAGCATGCTCAGTTGCTGATCGTGAACCACGCGATGTTGTTCACCGACATCGCCATGCGACGTCAAGGCGTTTCGTTGCTGCCGGACTACGATGCCATCATTCTCGATGAATGCCATACGATCGAATCGGTCGCCGGCGACCATCTGGGCATCCGTTTGACCAGCGGCCAATTCGACTACCTGTTTGATCGTCTTTATAACGATCGTCAACAAAAAGGCTTGCTCGTCGCTCACAAGTTGGAGGCGCTGCAAAAGCAAGTCGATCGCTGCCGCTTTGCCGCCAGTGAAATGTTCGCGAGCATTTTGGATTGGATGCAGCAATCGCGTTCACGCAATGGGCGAGTGCATCATCCGGAGTTGGTACCAAATCCACTCAGCGAACCAATGGAAATCCTCGCGCGTCGATTGCGTGCACACGCGGATGGACAGGAAAACGATTCCGATCGCCAAGACTTCCAATCGGCTCATGATCGACTGCTGGCACTGGCGGGCGGACTGCGGGAATGGCTCGATCAATCGTTGAAACAAGAATCCGTGTATTGGGTCGAATCCTCAGGCAGCAAGCGCGGTTTGGATCGTGTTTCGCTATCGGCTTCCCCCATCGACATCGGACAAACGCTTCGAGAAGAAGTCTTTCAAAACGAAGACATCGGATCGGTGATCATGACCAGCGCAACGCTCGCCACGGGTGAGGAGGACAAGTTCAAATTCTTCCGAAGTCGAATTGGACTGACCACCGGGCGATCACTCCAGGTCGGCAGTCCCTTCGACTACGAGAAACAAGCCAAGCTGATCATCGTCCGTGGATTACCCGATCCATCGGCCAAACGAGACGAGTTTGAATCAGCGTTGCCCGAACAGATCAAACGTTTCGCAGGCCACACCGACGGCCACGCGTTTGTGTTGTTCACCAGCTACTCATTGCTCCGCAAATGCGCGGATGCGTTGACGTCGTGGTGCATCGAACGTGACCTGCGGTTGTACAGTCAAGCCGGAGAACAGAACCGCACGCAGTTGCTCGAATCGTTCCGAAAAGACCCGCGAGGCATCTTGCTGGGAACAGACAGCTTTTGGCAGGGCGTCGACGTTCCCGGCGATGCGTTGACCAATGTGATCATCACCAAGCTTCCATTTTCGGTCCCGGACCACCCATTGCTGGAAGCTCGGCTGGAAACGATCCGAGCTCGTGGCGGACATCCGTTTCCCGATTATCAACTGCCCGAAGCGGTCATTAAATTTCGCCAGGGCTTCGGCCGTTTGATTCGCACACGCGATGACTCGGGCATGGTGGTTGTCTTGGATCCTCGCATCCGGTCCAAACCCTACGGACGACTGTTTCTCAGCTCGTTACCAGACTTGCCCTGCCACGATGTCGGCCCCGTCCCGCGGGCAAAAATGAAGAAGACGTGA
- a CDS encoding N-acetyltransferase: MSAKVLCQPVSGRKDQKAFLDLEKRLYQDDPNWVPPLWSERVKLVGFKHHPFYDDAEGQTFLVRRGDRVVGRVLAVVNHAHNHYHDEKRGFFGFFECEDDEEAAIVLLNTAAEWLKERGMTAVRGPAHPSLNYEVGLLVDGFDTPPTFLIPYNHEYYERLITAAGFEKTQDLYSYEASIDILETLDPKLMFVIEESTRRFNVKCRPIASNNFNADVRVFLDIYNQSLQQTWGYVPMSEQEVVEQSKGLKNLLLPRLTSIAEIEGKPVGAGFGLLDYNPLIKQIGGKLFPFGWLKLLLGRKKLTRLRLVSANVLPEYQKWGLGLVTLYKILPEAIDFGIQMGEFSWVLESNQLSRGTIERGGATRSKTHRLYDRSLTNDADQASS; the protein is encoded by the coding sequence GGTGCCGCCACTTTGGAGCGAACGAGTCAAACTGGTCGGATTCAAACACCACCCGTTTTATGACGACGCCGAAGGCCAAACGTTCTTGGTGCGACGGGGCGATCGTGTGGTCGGCCGGGTCTTGGCGGTCGTCAATCACGCTCACAATCATTACCACGACGAGAAGCGTGGGTTCTTCGGTTTCTTTGAATGCGAAGACGACGAAGAAGCCGCGATTGTGTTGCTTAACACCGCGGCCGAGTGGCTCAAAGAACGAGGCATGACGGCAGTCCGCGGCCCAGCTCATCCGAGCCTGAACTACGAGGTTGGGCTGCTGGTCGACGGCTTCGACACGCCGCCCACGTTCCTGATTCCTTACAACCATGAATACTACGAACGGCTGATCACGGCGGCGGGCTTTGAGAAAACCCAAGACCTATACAGCTACGAAGCCTCGATCGACATCCTGGAAACACTTGATCCAAAACTGATGTTCGTGATCGAAGAATCGACACGGCGTTTCAATGTCAAGTGTCGCCCCATCGCTTCGAACAACTTCAATGCCGACGTGCGAGTCTTCCTGGACATCTACAATCAATCGCTCCAACAAACTTGGGGCTACGTCCCGATGAGCGAACAGGAAGTGGTGGAACAGAGCAAAGGCCTGAAAAACTTGCTGCTGCCTCGCCTGACCAGCATCGCCGAAATCGAAGGCAAACCCGTCGGGGCCGGCTTCGGCCTGTTGGACTACAACCCACTGATCAAACAAATCGGTGGCAAGCTCTTCCCCTTCGGTTGGCTGAAGCTCTTGCTGGGTCGAAAGAAACTGACACGTTTGCGATTGGTCAGCGCCAACGTCTTGCCGGAATACCAAAAGTGGGGCCTCGGTTTGGTCACGCTCTACAAGATCCTTCCTGAAGCGATCGACTTTGGCATCCAAATGGGCGAGTTCTCATGGGTTCTCGAAAGCAACCAGCTTTCTCGCGGAACGATCGAACGTGGAGGAGCCACCCGCTCCAAAACTCATCGTCTGTATGATCGATCCCTGACCAACGATGCGGACCAGGCTTCTTCGTGA